The Psychrobacillus sp. FSL K6-2836 nucleotide sequence TTTGTATAGGGATGAAATTCTTTTCATGGTACCACCCTAGTTCGTAGCGCAACCGCTACCTCGCAGACAACAGGCAAACGCCCACCATCCATTTATAACGAGAGTAGCTAAACTACACCCGGAAGTATCTAAAAGGTTTCCCGTTCAACACTTCACTCCGAGGGGATGTCGCTAAAGGTTGTATTGCCGGTTCCCACCACACCGACTCTCTGTAAATACAAGTTTCCTTTAACTTTTGCCTCATCAATGATTTATATATTTGGTTTTTAATCAAATTGATATATAGAGATTTCTTTTAGATTTTCATAACTCCACCAGTACTTGCTGATGTTACAAGTTTTGAATATCTTGCTAAATAGCCTTTTTTAATCTTTGGTTCAAATGGTTTTAAGTTTGCTTGTCTGGAAGCTAATTCCTCATCGCTAACTTGTAAATCTATCGTTCTATTTGTTAAATCAATAGCGATCACATCATCATTTTGTACTAAAGCGATCGGGCCACCATCTGCCGCTTCTGGAGAAATATGTCCAATAGAAATTCCTCGAGATGCTCCGGAGAAACGACCGTCTGTAATTAGTGCTACCTGAGTTCCTAATCCGCGTCCTTGAATTGCGGATGTTGGAGCAAGCATTTCTGGCATCCCTGGTCCACCTTTTGGACCTTCATAGCGGATAACCACTACATGACCTGCTTGAACAGTGCCTTCATCAATTGCTTCTTGTGCAGCCTCTTGTGAATCGAACACAATTGCTTTACCAGTGAACTCTTTAATAGAAGGATCCACCGCACCTACTTTAATAACCCCGCCTTCAGGTGCAATATTTCCGAATAACACGGATAAGCCTCCTACAGGACTATATGGATTTTCTTTTCGGCGTATGACTTGATCATTCGTAATTTCTGCTTCTTTGACATTCTCATAGAGTGATTTACCTGTAATCGTTAGACGATCTGGATGAACAGCTCCCGGAATCTCACAAAGTTCTTTTATAATGGCACTAACTCCTCCTGCTAGATGTACATCATGCATGGAGTAATCAGATGCTGGCATAATTTTGGATAAGTAAGGAATACGCTTAGCGACTTCATTGATCTCTCTCACGTCGTATTCAATTTCAGCTTCGTGTGCAATTGCTAATGTGTGGAGAACAGTGTTTGTTGAGCCACCCATTGCCATATCAAGTGCAAATGCATCATCGATTGTTTCTTTTGTTATTAAATCTCTTGGCTTCACATCTTCTTTAACCATACGTACTAAATGATGTGCTGCTTCTTTAATAAGGCGATGACGTTCGTCAGATGTTGCAATAATCGTTCCATTACCCGGAGGCGTCATTCCCAGCATTTCCATTAATGAGTTCATGGAGTTAGCTGTGAACATTCCTGAACATGAACCACATGTTGGACATGCATTTTGTTCAATATCAAGTAGCTGCTCCGCTGTCATGCCGCCAGATTTATAAGATCCAACTCCTTCAAACACAGATGTGAGTGAAAGTTGTTTACCATCAGCTGAAGTACCAGCTTCCATTGGACCACCTGAAACAAACACAGATGGGACATTTGTTCTTACTGCTGCCATTAGCATTCCAGGTGTGATTTTGTCACAGTTTGGAATGTAGAACACTCCGTCGAACCAGTGCGCATTAATCACTGTTTCAGCTGAATCCGCAATAAGCTCACGGCTCGGAAGTGAATATCTCATCCCGATGTGACCCATTGCAATTCCATCGTCTACACCAATAGTGTTGAACTCAAATGGAATTCCTCCTGCTTCACGAATTGCATCTTTCACGACCTCAGCAAATTTGTTTAAATGCATATGGCCAGGAATAATATCAATATAGGAGTTACAAACACCGATAAACGGTTTGTCTAAATCTTTCGTTTTGACCCCAGTTGCGTAAAGCAAGCTTCTATGTGGGGCACGATCGACGCCTTTTTTAATCATGTCACTTCTCAATTCAATCGCTCCTATACTTACCGCTTATGTAGCGTTTAGCTTTGCAGCTCTGAATATTAAGTCATTGTGAATTTTCTCACAATATTTAATATATTGTTGATATCATAACGCCTTTAAAATGCTGCGTCAACACCCTTTTTTATAATTGTCAGTTATTTTTGAATATTCTTTTTGTTTGTAATCGCTTACATCTGCGATATATCGCATTTTGCAGGAAATAAAAATAATTGTGAACTTTTTGTTAAAATGACGTGAGTATGTAAGATGATTGAGTCGTTGAGGAGGGGAAAAGGAATTCTTGTTTGATGTTGCTATTATGAAAAGAAATTGTTGGATTAAGTGCAGGGAGTTAATAGTGAGATGAAGTGTGGATAGAGATTATATAGTTAATAAAAGTTGATCGCACTTTAAATCGCAAGTTCTCTTGTGAGAATCACAATATCATATAGTTAAATCGCAAGTTATTAGTCGGGAATCGCAAGGTCTCAGCTTACTTTTTGCGAATCGCAAGTTATGTGCTCTGAATCGCAAGGTCAGTCGCGTGAATCGCAATAATACATACTCGAATCGCAAGTTAATTGTCGGGAATCGCAAGTCTGCTTACTTTTATACGAAACGAAGTTACAGCGTAGATCAAAATCTTTTGGTGATATAGTTTAATTTGAGAAATTTAAAAGAAAGAAAACAAGTATACCCCTTTCTCAACAAAGAGAAAGGGGTATCTATTACCACAAATTAGGTTTTGCAACCATGAACCATAGCATGATTAGTAATAATAAAATATATTTCCATACAGCAGACTTTAATTTTTTTATGAGTGTATCTAGATCAATCGTTCCTGCTTGGAATTCCCGTATATTTGGTTTAAATGCTCTTGCTAGAAACACAATAGAACTCGCCATCACTACAATCGTCATAATCACCCACGAGGTTGTCCATGGCCAATTTCCCTGCCATACAAGAAGAATCCCCGAACCAACAAGTACATGACCGGCGTGTTTAACAAGTCGAATTGCCGCTTGAAACACTTCTAGCGATGTATCTAACATCTCTTTATTTTTGCCTTTCATCCTATTTAATAAAGGAAATAGAACAAAAAATGGTCCAATCGATAATACTGCACTAATTACATGTATGAAAATAATGAATGTATACATTTCGAAACAACTCCCTACTGCTAGTATACTTGATTTTCATCGAAAACTTTGTGACGAGTTCTAGAATAATAAAAGATAATTTTAGGCAAAAATAAGGGCACTCCCTAGTTTCATTTTATAATCAGTAAGGTGTTCCCCCTAAAGGATTTGAGGAAAAACTTTCTCGCAACGTTTAATACGGTTTGCGCAATGTTTTTCTCATATGCGCAACATTACGACCTCTTCTCGCAACATCCGGAACTGTTTACGCAACATTCTAGTTTCTCGCAACGTTTATTGCGGTTTACGCAATGTTTTTCGTGTTTACGCAACATTATTGCCTCTTCTCGCAACATCGTGAACCGTTTGCGCAACTTTCTTGTTTCTCGCAACGTTTAATGCGGTTTACGCGATGTTTTTCGTTTATGCGCAACATTATTACCTCATCTCACAACATCGGGAACTGTTTGCGCAACTTACTCACTTCTCGCAACGTTTAATGCGATTTGCGCAATGTTTTTCTCATATGCGCAACATTACGACCTCTTCTCGCAACATCCGGAACTGTTTACGCAACATTCTAGTTTCTCGCAACGTTTAATGCGGTTTACGCAATGTTTTTCGTGTTTACGCAACATTATTGACTCTACTCGCAACATCGTGACCCGTTTGCGCAACTTTCTTGTTTCTCGCAACGTTTAATGCGGTTTACGCGATGTTTTTCGTTTATGCGCAACATTATTACCTCATCTCACAACATCGGGAACTGTTTGCGCAAATTACTCACTTCTCGCAACGTTTAATGCGATTTGCGCAATGTTTTTCGCTTATGCGCAACATTACGATCAGTTCTCGCAACATCATAGCCTGTTTACGCAACATACAACTAGATTCACCCAACTCCGCTTCCCATTCACAAAAAACGACTCCTATTTGCTAGTACAAATAGGAGTCGTCTCTCTTATAGTTTAAAATGACTTACTTCGTTCTGTAGTTTCTCGGCTAAATCAGCTAGAGATTGGGCACTGGATGAGATTTCTTCGTTGGCTGCTAGTTGCTGTTCGGTTGCGGCGCTTGTGTCGCTTGCGCCGTCTGCAGCGTGTGTTGCCAGTGTTTGGACTTGTTGGACACTTTCTGTTACGGAACTAGCCATTTCTTGGATTTGGCTAATTGCGGTTGTGACAGATCCTACTTTTTGTACGACATCATCTACGCTTGTTTCGATTTGTTGGAAGACATTTAAGGATTCTGTCGTTTTTGATAGGCCTTCTTCTACTTTATCTCCACCTGTTGTAATAGCTTTAACAGCGGAATTGGATGCTGCTTGGATTAGCTGTACCATTGATGCGATTTCGGAAGCTGAGTTTTTGGATTGCTCTGCTAGTTTTCGCACTTCTTCTGCTACTACTGCAAAGCCTTTTCCGTATTCCCCAGCACGAGCTGCTTCAATTGCTGCATTTAATGCTAGCAGATTCGTTTGATCGGAAATGTCTGTAATCAGCGATGTGATATTTTGAATTTCATTGGAATGCTTCGCCATGTTTTTCATGATTTCTGTTGTTTCATTGAAAGTTGCATGAATGGTATCCATTTGACTAGCTACATTCGTTACGACGGAGGATCCTTGTGTAACGAGGGATCGTACACCATCCGTAGCTTTTAACATTTCACCATTACTAGAAGCAATTTGTGAGACGCCTTTTTGTAAACTTGTCATAGAGTGCATAGAAGCATTCATCTGCCCAACTTGTTCTTCACTCGCTACCATTTGAGCTTCCGCAGATTTTGCGACCATCTGGGAGGAAGCAAGGCTTTCTTCCGAGCTTGCAGAAAGTTCCTCCGCATTTGCTGCTAGCTGCATCGATGAATCGCGGACACCAGACACGATGCGTTGTAAATCATTCGACATTTTGTTGAACGTTAATGCCATATCCCCAACTTCATCCTTATTCTTAATAACAATCGGCTCTATCGTTAAATTACCACCTGCAATTTCTGCAAGACCATTTGTCACTTTCTTAATAGGTCTAGCTATACTTCTACTTATGAAGTGGGATACAAGGATTCCTACAATAACACTAAGAATCGTTAATATTAATGTGACGATATTAGCAGTTTTTACATATGTAATTAATTCGTCTCTTGTTTGATCAACTTCATTTTGTTCAGCAGTTTTTAATTCTACTAATATATCACTAATTCCCAGATTAAGCTGAGTGGACTGAGCTGCGAACTTTGAGTACATACCGTCTACCTTTTTTAATTCAATCATTTGATTGTTTGCTTCAAAAAGTTGTTTGGATTGCTCCTGTAATTTTTCTATTAACTCTTCTGAAGGAGAATCGTTAAGACTACTAGCCAGAGTTGTTGTAATCTCCATTACTTGATTGTAATTA carries:
- the ilvD gene encoding dihydroxy-acid dehydratase — translated: MRSDMIKKGVDRAPHRSLLYATGVKTKDLDKPFIGVCNSYIDIIPGHMHLNKFAEVVKDAIREAGGIPFEFNTIGVDDGIAMGHIGMRYSLPSRELIADSAETVINAHWFDGVFYIPNCDKITPGMLMAAVRTNVPSVFVSGGPMEAGTSADGKQLSLTSVFEGVGSYKSGGMTAEQLLDIEQNACPTCGSCSGMFTANSMNSLMEMLGMTPPGNGTIIATSDERHRLIKEAAHHLVRMVKEDVKPRDLITKETIDDAFALDMAMGGSTNTVLHTLAIAHEAEIEYDVREINEVAKRIPYLSKIMPASDYSMHDVHLAGGVSAIIKELCEIPGAVHPDRLTITGKSLYENVKEAEITNDQVIRRKENPYSPVGGLSVLFGNIAPEGGVIKVGAVDPSIKEFTGKAIVFDSQEAAQEAIDEGTVQAGHVVVIRYEGPKGGPGMPEMLAPTSAIQGRGLGTQVALITDGRFSGASRGISIGHISPEAADGGPIALVQNDDVIAIDLTNRTIDLQVSDEELASRQANLKPFEPKIKKGYLARYSKLVTSASTGGVMKI
- a CDS encoding methyl-accepting chemotaxis protein, yielding MEITTTLASSLNDSPSEELIEKLQEQSKQLFEANNQMIELKKVDGMYSKFAAQSTQLNLGISDILVELKTAEQNEVDQTRDELITYVKTANIVTLILTILSVIVGILVSHFISRSIARPIKKVTNGLAEIAGGNLTIEPIVIKNKDEVGDMALTFNKMSNDLQRIVSGVRDSSMQLAANAEELSASSEESLASSQMVAKSAEAQMVASEEQVGQMNASMHSMTSLQKGVSQIASSNGEMLKATDGVRSLVTQGSSVVTNVASQMDTIHATFNETTEIMKNMAKHSNEIQNITSLITDISDQTNLLALNAAIEAARAGEYGKGFAVVAEEVRKLAEQSKNSASEIASMVQLIQAASNSAVKAITTGGDKVEEGLSKTTESLNVFQQIETSVDDVVQKVGSVTTAISQIQEMASSVTESVQQVQTLATHAADGASDTSAATEQQLAANEEISSSAQSLADLAEKLQNEVSHFKL